One region of Chryseobacterium sp. SORGH_AS_0447 genomic DNA includes:
- a CDS encoding Gfo/Idh/MocA family oxidoreductase, with product MQLVKVGLCAFGMSGKVFHAPFLKEHPGFFLSSIVERSKEDSKEKYPQTTIYRSVEEMLQNADIELVVVNTPVQTHFEYVKKALEAGKNVVVEKPFTVNVAEAEQLVRLAEEKGLFLSVYQNRRFDRDYLQVQKVMSEGKLGEIKEAEIRFDRFRTDPSGKAHKENPEATGSGSLHDLGSHLVDQAVQYFGFPEKLFADVFSMKGKAFANDYFEIILFYQNDLRVRLKSSVFTKEAHYAYAIHGEKGSFLQERSDNQENELVAGTIPAYGKDWTQPLKQADGILNFLNDHKETERILTSSEPGNYMNYYQQIYEFIVFGYALPSPAEEIIRNMKIIDAALESAAGERVVYL from the coding sequence ATGCAATTAGTAAAAGTTGGGCTTTGTGCATTCGGGATGAGCGGAAAAGTTTTTCATGCACCATTCCTTAAAGAACATCCCGGATTTTTTTTATCATCCATAGTCGAACGGAGTAAGGAAGATTCTAAAGAGAAATATCCTCAGACCACCATTTACCGTTCGGTAGAAGAGATGCTGCAGAATGCGGATATTGAATTGGTGGTTGTAAATACTCCCGTACAGACGCATTTCGAATATGTAAAAAAAGCTCTGGAAGCCGGGAAAAATGTAGTGGTAGAAAAACCTTTTACCGTAAATGTTGCAGAAGCCGAACAATTGGTGCGGCTGGCCGAAGAAAAAGGGCTTTTCCTGAGCGTGTACCAGAACCGCAGATTCGACCGCGACTACCTGCAGGTACAGAAAGTTATGAGTGAAGGCAAGCTTGGTGAGATTAAAGAAGCAGAGATCCGTTTCGACAGGTTCCGTACCGATCCGAGTGGGAAAGCACATAAAGAAAACCCTGAAGCAACAGGTTCCGGTTCGTTGCACGATCTGGGATCCCATCTGGTAGATCAGGCGGTACAATATTTCGGTTTTCCCGAAAAGCTTTTTGCCGATGTGTTTTCAATGAAAGGAAAAGCATTCGCCAATGATTATTTTGAAATTATTCTGTTCTATCAAAATGATCTTCGAGTAAGGCTGAAATCTTCCGTATTTACAAAAGAAGCGCATTATGCGTATGCCATCCATGGTGAAAAAGGAAGCTTCTTACAGGAAAGATCCGACAATCAGGAGAATGAACTGGTGGCAGGAACCATTCCTGCATACGGTAAAGACTGGACTCAGCCATTGAAACAGGCAGACGGCATCCTGAATTTTTTAAATGACCATAAAGAAACCGAAAGAATCCTTACTTCCAGTGAACCCGGAAATTACATGAATTACTATCAGCAGATCTATGAATTTATTGTTTTCGGATATGCACTGCCTTCACCGGCCGAAGAAATCATCAGAAATATGAAGATCATCGATGCAGCATTGGAAAGCGCCGCAGGTGAACGGGTGGTTTATTTGTAA
- a CDS encoding peroxiredoxin encodes MSIKLGDTAPDFQAETSAGDLNFYEYLGDSWGILFSHPADYTPVCTTELGYTSKLKEEFDKRGTKVIALSVDGVEDHQNWIRDINETQETEVQFPIIADKERKISELYDFIHPNASATATVRSLLIIDPDKKVRLIITYPASTGRNFNEILRVLDSLQLVDSHKIATPVNWQDGDDVIVPPSVSTEDARKIFPKGVTEVKPYLRYTPQPNT; translated from the coding sequence ATGTCAATCAAACTAGGAGACACCGCACCCGATTTTCAGGCAGAAACTTCTGCAGGAGATCTTAATTTTTACGAATATCTGGGAGATTCCTGGGGGATTTTATTTTCACATCCCGCAGATTACACACCGGTCTGCACTACAGAGTTGGGTTATACATCAAAGCTGAAGGAAGAATTTGATAAAAGAGGAACGAAGGTGATTGCTTTGAGTGTAGATGGAGTAGAAGACCATCAGAACTGGATCCGGGATATCAACGAAACACAGGAAACGGAAGTACAGTTTCCGATTATAGCGGATAAGGAGAGAAAGATTTCCGAACTGTATGATTTTATCCATCCGAATGCTTCTGCAACAGCGACGGTACGCTCTTTACTGATTATCGATCCTGACAAGAAAGTACGATTGATCATTACTTATCCTGCTTCAACAGGAAGGAATTTTAATGAAATCCTTAGGGTTCTAGATTCTTTGCAGTTGGTTGACTCCCACAAAATTGCTACGCCAGTAAACTGGCAGGATGGAGACGATGTAATTGTTCCGCCTTCAGTTTCCACGGAAGATGCCAGAAAAATCTTCCCAAAAGGCGTAACCGAAGTAAAGCCGTATCTGAGATATACGCCTCAACCGAATACATGA
- a CDS encoding mechanosensitive ion channel family protein, whose amino-acid sequence MEKGTLGYIDVVYRVLENWYLKFAELTPKLVVGILVFSLFLITSKYLSKAAVKLFHKLFPKSKKESSLVTTISVFRFLIMIMGTFIALEIMGFSGFLWKFIGSLGVAGVIAGVALKDLVSSIFSGMLIGIDKAFKIGDYINIGNNSGTVSEIGFLTTKIITDDGKKVYIPNQVIFNAPFSNFTASPQRRIILNFEIPADEDINKAQQGIMEVIQSLENADRLDGAEVIFTDLKQGIFNLQAKFWMKVGANMVQLKSEAYLLIKQRLDKDGIHLVTPTSINITGGDPGSLTGNSDK is encoded by the coding sequence ATGGAGAAAGGCACTCTTGGATATATTGACGTTGTATACCGGGTTTTGGAAAATTGGTATTTGAAATTTGCGGAACTTACCCCTAAACTCGTGGTCGGCATCCTGGTGTTTTCTTTATTTCTCATCACCAGCAAATATCTGAGCAAGGCTGCCGTAAAACTTTTCCATAAATTATTCCCTAAAAGCAAAAAAGAAAGTTCGCTGGTTACCACAATCAGTGTATTCCGGTTCCTGATTATGATTATGGGAACGTTTATCGCGCTGGAAATTATGGGATTCAGCGGTTTCCTTTGGAAGTTCATCGGAAGTTTGGGAGTAGCCGGGGTGATTGCCGGGGTTGCCCTGAAGGATCTCGTATCCAGCATATTTTCCGGAATGCTGATCGGAATTGATAAAGCATTTAAAATCGGGGATTACATTAATATCGGAAACAATTCGGGCACTGTTTCTGAAATCGGTTTCCTGACAACGAAAATTATAACGGATGACGGCAAAAAGGTTTACATTCCCAACCAGGTTATTTTCAATGCGCCGTTTTCCAATTTTACCGCTTCACCTCAACGGAGAATTATTTTAAATTTTGAAATTCCGGCAGATGAAGATATTAATAAAGCGCAGCAAGGCATTATGGAGGTAATCCAAAGCCTGGAAAATGCAGACCGGTTAGATGGTGCGGAAGTAATCTTCACCGATCTGAAGCAGGGTATTTTCAATCTTCAGGCTAAATTCTGGATGAAGGTAGGAGCCAATATGGTACAGCTGAAAAGTGAAGCTTACCTGCTGATAAAACAACGGCTGGATAAAGACGGGATTCATCTCGTTACTCCAACCAGCATCAACATCACTGGCGGAGATCCGGGCAGTCTTACAGGAAATTCCGATAAATAA
- a CDS encoding TonB-dependent siderophore receptor, whose product MNKQLVTLGLLFTALSLSAQMKNTEADTVRIQTIEDVNLHKTGNPNKARPLSTKSNLTVMETPQPIAIVTHEIIEQQQAKQLSDVLQNVNGIYVTSSRGNSQDSFGGRGFILGNDNMFKNGSRINSGVFPEVTGLERVEVLKGANAMLYGNTAAGGIINMITKKPKFNFGGSVGMNAGSWNSYKPVVDLYGPLSKNIAFRVNGAYEYAESFRDVVQSEKYYFNPSFLFNLSDRSQLIVEGDYLKNNFTPDFGIGSITNKDQSYRLNDMVSRNVFFGTNWQYQNVQQASTNVTFNHQFTERWSLNATASYQNYTKDYFSSERVQWGYEKSTDRLFWKRPLNRTYNEQNYTSAQINLNGEFNTGKINHKVLFGTDADYGVADSYSFYNPTNRLPYGNSYLYGTNGNSNGILYLNDPSSWASGAIPDAEKLEKNRINTRRIGVYAQDFISLTQEFKVIAGLRWSYIENMPTINTKFKTSTNGLVNLNSTTGKGLVNNSSSSDQAISPKFGFVYMPNDNFSAFATYTNSFVANVGKLRDGEALTPTNIDQYEIGAKKNIWNNALAINLTVYQILYRNYYQNALDDKGNPIDPTGLTKDFAGKMRSRGVELDITGNPTDNLSIIGGFSYNNSVYLDTPEVFGYVENQRLVRTPATTANASIFYKFTQYIPGLKIGAGAYYIGNRLAGWNDTKTGSNSLQQRNGISRIFELKDYTTVSLSAGYEWSKFSVQARVGNLFDVVNYNVHENYSVNPITPRNYYFTLTYKL is encoded by the coding sequence ATGAATAAGCAGCTGGTAACTTTAGGATTATTATTCACAGCCCTATCCTTAAGTGCACAAATGAAAAATACCGAAGCAGATACGGTAAGAATCCAAACGATCGAAGACGTTAATCTTCACAAGACAGGAAACCCGAACAAAGCCAGGCCTCTATCTACCAAATCCAACCTTACGGTGATGGAAACCCCTCAGCCGATCGCCATCGTAACGCATGAAATCATCGAACAGCAACAGGCCAAACAGCTGAGCGACGTTCTTCAGAATGTAAACGGTATTTATGTAACTTCTTCCCGTGGAAATTCTCAGGACAGTTTCGGCGGACGCGGTTTCATTTTAGGGAATGATAATATGTTCAAGAATGGTTCAAGAATCAACAGCGGTGTTTTCCCTGAAGTGACCGGACTGGAAAGAGTTGAGGTTCTGAAAGGAGCCAATGCCATGCTTTACGGAAATACGGCAGCTGGTGGAATCATCAATATGATCACGAAAAAACCCAAGTTCAATTTCGGTGGAAGCGTTGGCATGAATGCCGGAAGCTGGAATTCCTATAAACCGGTGGTTGATCTTTACGGGCCTTTATCCAAAAACATCGCATTCCGGGTAAACGGAGCTTATGAATATGCAGAAAGTTTCAGAGACGTCGTACAATCTGAGAAATATTATTTTAATCCTTCGTTTTTATTTAATTTAAGTGACCGGTCACAGTTGATCGTTGAAGGGGACTATCTTAAAAATAATTTTACCCCTGATTTCGGAATCGGTTCGATTACCAACAAAGACCAGAGTTACCGACTGAACGACATGGTTTCCAGAAACGTCTTCTTCGGAACAAACTGGCAATACCAGAATGTGCAGCAGGCCTCCACGAATGTAACCTTCAATCATCAGTTCACTGAAAGATGGTCCTTGAATGCGACGGCTTCTTATCAAAACTATACAAAAGATTATTTTTCTTCGGAAAGGGTACAGTGGGGATATGAAAAATCTACAGACAGGCTTTTCTGGAAACGTCCTTTGAACAGAACTTATAATGAACAAAATTACACTTCGGCTCAAATAAATCTTAACGGAGAATTCAATACCGGAAAAATAAACCATAAAGTTCTGTTCGGAACCGATGCAGATTATGGTGTGGCTGATTCTTATTCTTTCTATAATCCAACCAACAGACTGCCTTACGGAAACAGCTATTTGTATGGAACGAACGGAAATAGTAATGGCATACTTTATCTTAATGACCCTTCATCTTGGGCGAGCGGAGCTATTCCTGATGCCGAAAAACTTGAAAAAAACAGAATCAATACTCGAAGAATTGGTGTATATGCTCAGGATTTTATCAGTCTTACCCAAGAGTTTAAAGTAATTGCAGGATTACGGTGGTCATATATTGAAAATATGCCGACCATCAATACGAAATTTAAAACCAGTACTAATGGTTTAGTTAATCTAAATTCAACAACAGGTAAAGGCTTGGTAAATAATTCTTCTTCATCGGATCAGGCAATTTCTCCAAAATTCGGATTTGTGTATATGCCGAATGATAATTTTTCAGCATTTGCCACTTATACCAATTCCTTTGTTGCCAATGTAGGTAAACTTAGAGATGGAGAAGCTTTAACTCCAACTAACATTGACCAGTATGAAATCGGTGCTAAAAAGAATATCTGGAATAATGCATTAGCGATAAACCTTACAGTATATCAGATTCTATACAGAAATTATTATCAGAATGCGCTGGACGACAAAGGTAATCCTATAGATCCAACAGGCCTTACAAAAGATTTCGCAGGAAAAATGAGAAGTCGCGGGGTTGAGCTTGATATCACAGGAAACCCAACAGATAACTTATCCATTATTGGAGGATTCTCTTATAATAATTCAGTTTATCTTGATACTCCTGAAGTATTTGGATACGTTGAAAATCAAAGACTTGTAAGAACACCGGCTACTACAGCTAATGCTTCAATATTTTATAAATTCACCCAGTATATTCCTGGATTAAAAATCGGAGCAGGAGCTTATTATATAGGCAACAGATTAGCGGGTTGGAACGATACGAAGACAGGTTCAAACAGTTTACAACAGAGAAATGGAATTAGCAGAATATTTGAATTAAAAGATTACACGACCGTTTCTCTTTCTGCCGGATATGAGTGGAGTAAATTTTCTGTTCAGGCAAGAGTCGGAAATCTTTTCGATGTGGTTAACTACAATGTTCACGAGAATTATTCCGTAAACCCGATTACTCCGAGAAATTATTATTTCACCCTAACCTATAAGCTGTAA
- the sucC gene encoding ADP-forming succinate--CoA ligase subunit beta, which translates to MNLHEYQSKEILSKYGVAIQRGFVANNVDEAVAAAEKLTADTGAQGWVVKAQIHAGGRGKGGGVKFSPNMDKLKENAQNIIGMQLITPQTSAEGKKVNSVLVAEDVYYPGESETKEFYVSILLDRAEGKNTIVYSTEGGMDIEHVAEVTPHLIHKEIIDPALGLQGFQARKIAFNLGLEGNAFKEFVKFIGSLYNAYTGIDASLFEINPVLKTSDNKIIAVDAKVTLDDNSLFRHKDLAELRDTREEDPMDVEAGEAGLNFVKLDGNVACMVNGAGLAMATMDIIKLSGGNPANFLDVGGTADAQRVQTAFGIILRDPNVKAILINIFGGIVRCDRVAQGVVDAYKAMGSLPVPLIVRLQGTNAVEAKKLIDESGLPVHSAITLEEAANKVKEVLA; encoded by the coding sequence ATGAATCTTCACGAGTATCAATCAAAAGAGATTTTATCAAAGTACGGAGTAGCTATCCAACGCGGTTTCGTTGCAAACAACGTAGATGAAGCAGTAGCTGCTGCTGAAAAACTAACTGCCGATACCGGCGCTCAGGGATGGGTTGTAAAAGCTCAGATCCACGCAGGTGGCCGTGGTAAAGGAGGCGGTGTAAAGTTCTCTCCGAACATGGATAAACTTAAAGAGAACGCTCAGAACATCATCGGAATGCAGTTGATTACTCCACAAACTTCTGCTGAAGGTAAAAAAGTAAATTCTGTTTTGGTTGCAGAGGATGTATATTATCCGGGAGAATCTGAAACAAAAGAATTTTATGTTTCTATTCTTTTAGACAGAGCTGAAGGTAAAAATACCATCGTATATTCTACTGAAGGAGGGATGGACATCGAGCACGTTGCAGAAGTAACGCCTCACCTGATCCACAAAGAAATCATTGATCCTGCTTTGGGCCTTCAGGGATTCCAGGCAAGAAAAATTGCTTTCAATTTAGGTCTTGAAGGAAATGCTTTCAAAGAATTCGTAAAATTCATCGGTTCCCTTTACAATGCTTATACGGGAATTGATGCTTCTCTTTTCGAAATCAACCCGGTATTGAAAACTTCCGACAACAAAATTATCGCAGTAGATGCTAAAGTAACTTTGGATGACAACTCATTGTTCCGTCACAAAGATTTAGCTGAGCTTAGAGATACGAGAGAAGAGGATCCAATGGACGTTGAAGCTGGTGAAGCCGGTCTTAACTTCGTAAAACTGGATGGTAACGTAGCTTGTATGGTAAACGGAGCTGGTCTTGCGATGGCAACTATGGATATTATCAAGTTATCAGGTGGTAACCCGGCTAACTTCCTTGACGTAGGTGGAACTGCTGATGCACAAAGAGTACAGACCGCTTTCGGAATCATCTTAAGAGATCCGAACGTAAAAGCAATTCTGATCAACATCTTCGGTGGTATCGTAAGATGTGACAGAGTAGCTCAGGGGGTTGTTGATGCTTACAAAGCTATGGGAAGCCTTCCTGTTCCTTTGATCGTAAGACTTCAGGGAACCAATGCAGTTGAAGCGAAAAAGTTAATTGATGAATCAGGTCTTCCTGTACATTCAGCAATTACTTTGGAAGAAGCTGCCAACAAAGTAAAAGAAGTTTTAGCATAA
- a CDS encoding reprolysin-like metallopeptidase: MKSKTFILSCLLMAMQGFGQQNYWSKIQDNKVNRENLSPRWTNPTAFSLYHLDLEKIKGDLKKAPQRFSGNENLVVKFPDADGNIRDYIVQEASVMEPKLQAEFPDMRSYTGWQKNHPENTIRFSVTPYTGISVMYFDNWEVSYLDSYTKDLSSFIIYKRKDLPKNDRLFECHVESELDELKNNGSANKAPLVSDGQFRTYRLALSATGEYTTFHGGTVSQAMAAMVTTMNRVNGIYEKTISSTMVMVANNSQLIYTNASTDPFSNGNPSAMINENQTNTNNVIVSANYDIGHVFGTNSGGLAGLGVVCVANNKARGVTGSGAPVGDPFDIDYVAHEIGHQFGANHTFRAATSSCAGNFNNSTAYEPGSGSTIMAYAGICGSNNNVQNNSDAYFHAASVIEMYNVLQRSSDCSSKTLNNNSVPTADAGADYVIPNGTAFVLTGTGTDPNGDPLTYLWEQYDNTNNTQPPVSTATVGPVYRSRTPLSSPSRYLPLLSSVVANNLVPKWEVTPSVARTLNFSLLVNDNKASGNQAARDMMVVTVTGDGPFTVTSQGTTGTNYTGNTSIPVTWNVAGTNTGSINTQNVSIILSKDGGLTFNTVLAASVPNNGSANVTLPNENVSSARIMVKAVGNIYYALNSSAFSITQNTLSTSEASVKSFSIYPNPSHDVVNILLKNASQKADYKLFDASGRLVKEGSFKGETKVKVNDLINGNYLITIILENGEKITEKLIVKK, from the coding sequence ATGAAATCCAAAACATTTATTCTCTCATGCCTGCTGATGGCTATGCAGGGTTTTGGCCAGCAGAATTATTGGTCCAAAATACAGGACAACAAAGTAAACAGGGAAAACCTCAGTCCGCGGTGGACCAATCCAACGGCTTTTTCCCTCTATCATCTGGATCTTGAAAAAATTAAAGGAGACCTTAAAAAAGCGCCTCAGCGTTTTTCGGGTAATGAGAACCTGGTCGTTAAATTTCCGGATGCCGATGGAAATATAAGAGATTACATCGTGCAGGAAGCTTCTGTTATGGAGCCTAAGCTGCAGGCCGAGTTTCCGGATATGCGTTCCTACACCGGATGGCAGAAAAATCATCCTGAAAATACCATCCGTTTCAGTGTAACGCCTTACACCGGAATCAGCGTGATGTATTTTGATAATTGGGAAGTAAGTTATCTCGACAGTTACACTAAGGATCTTTCGTCTTTCATTATTTATAAGAGAAAAGATTTACCGAAAAATGACAGGTTGTTTGAATGCCATGTTGAAAGTGAACTGGATGAGTTGAAAAACAACGGATCTGCAAACAAAGCACCGTTGGTTTCTGACGGACAGTTCAGAACCTACAGATTGGCTTTGTCGGCTACCGGAGAATATACCACTTTTCATGGAGGGACCGTTTCCCAAGCGATGGCCGCGATGGTAACCACGATGAACAGGGTGAACGGAATTTATGAAAAAACCATTTCATCCACCATGGTGATGGTCGCCAACAACAGCCAGCTTATTTATACCAATGCCTCTACCGATCCTTTTTCGAATGGGAATCCCAGTGCGATGATTAATGAAAACCAAACCAATACGAATAATGTAATCGTATCAGCCAATTACGATATCGGCCATGTTTTCGGGACCAACAGCGGCGGTCTTGCCGGCTTGGGCGTTGTCTGTGTTGCCAATAACAAAGCAAGAGGGGTTACAGGATCTGGCGCTCCGGTAGGCGATCCGTTTGATATTGATTATGTAGCACACGAAATAGGGCACCAGTTCGGGGCCAACCATACCTTCCGGGCAGCAACAAGCTCATGTGCAGGAAATTTCAATAACAGTACGGCTTACGAACCTGGAAGCGGAAGCACCATTATGGCGTATGCAGGAATCTGCGGGTCCAATAATAACGTGCAGAATAACAGTGATGCCTATTTCCATGCCGCCAGTGTGATCGAAATGTATAATGTTCTGCAGCGATCCTCCGACTGTTCATCTAAAACTTTGAATAACAACAGCGTTCCTACAGCAGATGCAGGTGCCGATTATGTGATACCGAACGGAACGGCTTTTGTGCTGACGGGAACAGGTACTGATCCTAATGGAGATCCACTAACCTATCTGTGGGAACAATATGATAATACCAACAATACCCAACCTCCGGTATCCACAGCTACGGTAGGTCCGGTTTACCGTTCGAGAACTCCGCTGAGCTCTCCTTCAAGATATCTTCCGTTGCTGAGCTCTGTAGTCGCCAATAATTTGGTTCCTAAATGGGAAGTAACGCCAAGTGTTGCCAGAACTCTTAACTTTTCATTGCTCGTGAATGACAATAAAGCCAGCGGAAACCAGGCAGCAAGAGATATGATGGTCGTAACGGTAACCGGTGACGGGCCTTTCACCGTGACTTCACAGGGAACAACCGGAACAAATTATACGGGAAACACTAGTATTCCGGTCACTTGGAATGTAGCAGGAACAAATACAGGATCTATCAATACACAGAATGTGAGCATCATTTTATCGAAAGATGGCGGACTGACTTTCAATACGGTACTGGCGGCCAGTGTTCCCAACAACGGTTCTGCCAATGTAACGCTTCCTAATGAAAACGTTTCTTCGGCAAGGATCATGGTGAAGGCAGTAGGCAATATTTATTATGCTCTTAACTCATCTGCTTTTTCCATTACCCAAAATACACTGTCCACTTCGGAAGCTTCGGTAAAAAGTTTTTCAATATACCCGAATCCATCGCATGATGTCGTTAACATCCTGCTGAAAAATGCTTCACAAAAAGCAGATTACAAATTGTTTGACGCTTCCGGAAGACTGGTAAAAGAGGGAAGCTTCAAAGGTGAAACGAAAGTAAAGGTAAATGATCTGATCAATGGAAATTACCTGATCACGATTATCCTTGAGAATGGAGAGAAGATTACTGAAAAGCTGATTGTTAAAAAATAA
- a CDS encoding peptidase domain-containing ABC transporter → MAATANEYGIKLLKYITKEKKDVTNIYFYAILNGLVSLSIPLGIQSIISFVMGATMVTSIYLLIFFVVLGTFFVGHFRLKVLQIIEKIQQKIFVEFSIAFTEKLPKVDLSSARKYYLPELVNRFFDVQNLQKGISKILLEIPTALIQIVFGILLLSFYHVWFLAFGGLVVLSVAVIFRYTMESGIKSSIEESDKKYDTAAWIEDIAGSVKTFKMHSENETHLQGTDERVTEYLDHRTSHFKVLMFQYKTIIAFKVIITLVMLVIGTYLMLDQQLNIGAFIATEIVVLSIMAAVEKLIISLESYYDVIASYAKLTKVTELKEETDGDIQLSQKSNGTEVEFKDVNFAFQDANPILGDLNFKIKSNSLNVITGNTGTGKSLLLNMMAGFYEPASGAILFDKIPLKNLNKQLLRSEVGLYLENMKVIQGTVLENILLGNSSSDTESVLQISEKIGIENISHLFSNGFYTDISETDSEITFSSRKKILMLRTLLGEKRLILLENPLAGMPEEFQKKLLQYLHEIKERATIVIVSSDQNLIAGADQHLHLDNGTLRIIF, encoded by the coding sequence ATGGCGGCAACAGCAAATGAATACGGGATAAAACTCCTGAAGTACATCACAAAAGAAAAAAAAGATGTTACCAATATTTATTTTTATGCAATTCTGAACGGATTGGTATCCCTGAGCATTCCTCTGGGAATCCAGTCCATTATCAGTTTTGTAATGGGGGCAACGATGGTGACATCCATTTACCTGCTGATCTTTTTTGTGGTCCTCGGGACTTTTTTTGTCGGGCATTTCCGGCTGAAGGTACTCCAGATCATTGAAAAAATCCAGCAGAAGATTTTTGTTGAATTTTCCATAGCTTTTACCGAAAAGCTGCCCAAAGTAGACCTTTCTTCAGCAAGAAAATATTACCTGCCGGAGTTGGTTAATCGTTTTTTTGATGTGCAGAATCTTCAGAAAGGGATATCGAAAATCCTCCTGGAAATTCCGACCGCTTTAATCCAGATTGTTTTCGGGATCCTTCTGCTTTCCTTTTACCATGTATGGTTCCTGGCATTCGGAGGTCTGGTTGTACTTTCCGTAGCGGTTATCTTTAGGTATACCATGGAGAGCGGTATTAAATCCAGTATTGAAGAAAGCGATAAAAAATATGATACCGCGGCATGGATCGAAGATATTGCCGGCTCGGTAAAAACGTTCAAAATGCATTCTGAAAATGAGACTCATCTCCAGGGAACCGATGAACGGGTAACGGAATACCTTGATCACAGGACTTCCCACTTTAAGGTTCTGATGTTTCAGTATAAAACCATTATCGCCTTCAAAGTCATCATTACGCTGGTTATGCTCGTTATCGGGACGTACCTGATGCTTGATCAGCAGCTGAATATCGGAGCGTTCATTGCCACGGAAATTGTAGTGCTCAGCATTATGGCCGCTGTAGAGAAGCTGATTATAAGCCTGGAAAGCTATTATGACGTGATTGCTTCGTACGCAAAGCTGACGAAAGTTACCGAACTGAAAGAAGAAACCGACGGAGATATCCAGCTATCCCAGAAATCAAATGGGACCGAAGTAGAATTTAAAGATGTCAATTTTGCATTTCAGGATGCCAATCCGATACTGGGTGATTTAAATTTTAAAATAAAATCCAACAGCCTTAATGTCATTACCGGAAATACAGGAACCGGAAAATCGCTTCTCCTGAATATGATGGCAGGTTTCTATGAGCCTGCATCAGGAGCCATTCTTTTTGATAAGATCCCGCTGAAAAATTTAAATAAACAGCTCTTGAGATCAGAGGTCGGGCTATATCTCGAAAACATGAAAGTGATCCAGGGAACCGTACTGGAAAACATCTTACTCGGAAATTCAAGCAGTGATACCGAAAGTGTTCTTCAGATCTCCGAGAAAATAGGAATTGAAAACATTTCCCATCTTTTCAGCAACGGTTTTTACACCGACATCAGTGAAACGGATTCGGAAATCACGTTCAGTTCCCGGAAAAAGATCTTAATGCTCCGCACCCTTTTAGGCGAAAAAAGGCTTATCCTACTGGAAAACCCGCTGGCCGGAATGCCGGAAGAATTTCAGAAAAAGCTGCTTCAGTACCTTCATGAGATTAAGGAGAGAGCGACCATCGTTATTGTGTCTTCCGATCAAAACCTTATTGCAGGCGCAGACCAACACCTTCATCTTGACAACGGAACATTAAGAATTATCTTCTAA